The nucleotide window gacttacccaaagtcacatagctagaaaatatctggtCAGATTTGTATCACATGGTTTTGATTTTATTGAATTCATTGgataaaaaatatatgatttattcctattttttgcttctttctcttGCCCAGGAACAGAACATAACTTGTGGCAAATGGCTGGGAGCAGAAGCAGTCCTAGAAAAAtacttccttcctaccttctatTCCATTGAGTTTGTTGTTGGCCTCCTTGGGAACACAGTTGTTGTTTTGGGTTATCTCTTCTGCCTGAGAAATTGGAAAAGTGGCAACATCTATCTCTTCAACCTCTCCCTTTCTGACCTCACCTTCCTATGTACCCTCCCTGTGTTGGTGGGAGGGTATGCCAATGGGAATTGGACATATGGCCCTTTCCTATGCATAAGTAACAGGTACTTGCTCCATGCCAACTTGTACACAAGCATCCTTTTCCTTACCTTCATCAGCATCGACCGTTACCTGCTCATAAAATATCCCTTCCGAGAACATTTCCTGCAAAAGAAAGAAGTTGCTATCTTGATCTCGGTGGCAATCTGGATTTGGGTGACTCTGGAGCTTCTACCAATCCTCATCTTCATTGATCCAAACATAGGAAACAATGGCACCACTTGTAATGACTATGCAAGTTCTGGAGAACCCAAATACAACCTTCTCTACAGTGTGTGTCTGACTGTTCTGGGATTCCTCATTCCTCTCTCTGTCATGTGCTTCTCTTACCTGAAAATCGCCTTTTTCCTAAAGGCGAGAAGCAGACAACTCACCACTTCTCTTCCCCTTGAGAAGCCTCTCCACTTGGTCATCATGGCGATGGTGATATTCTCCGTTCTCTTTACCCCATACCACATCATGCGCAATGTGCGGATAGCTTCCCGCCTTGAGGTCTGGATGCGGACTAGATGCACACAGGTCATCATCAACTCAATTTACATTATGACCCGACCCTTAGCCTTTCTGAACAGTGTGATCAaccctcttttttatttcctaatgGGAGATCACTTCAGGGATATGTTGGTCAGTCAAGCAAGGACCTTCTTTAAATGCTTTACAACCTTTAGAAGGTGACCTCACTGGTCAACTAATGACAGCCTTCAAGGACATGcaggattttcctttctttaggtGGATAAGTTTTGTTTCCCTGATAGGGAAACATGGATTGTTGGCTTGTTCTCTCTACTCCAGGGCTTCAGCTCTTCTCCCTGACACACTGATCAGTTACCCTTTTGTCTCTCTAAAATCGAGATTCATCTCTTAAATACCAACACTCTTGTGGAAATGTTAAATAGGTGTGATTCAGGGAACTCTACTGTCTTTGAAGACATGAAATTGCAGGGAATAGGGAAATCGAGAGGCACACATGGTGGATAATGCAGCACAGTATGTTCAAggaatggggaaggaagagaggcataTGGGCATATGAATGCCACCAAAACAATAGAGGTGGGAAAAAAGGTGATTGACTATTCCTGTGGAGAGAAGAAGAAGTAGACCATCCATGGCCTCCATTAGTATCCTCATGAGACTCCTCCATACCCCTCTGGCACATTGGGCCATCTCTCTCTGGCAAAACTTATGGGATCATATTGGATGTGCAGTCACAGAGGGGTTCCAATCAGTATCACTGGAGGGAACAAGCAAATTGGTGAGATCACAGATGCACGGGAAAACTCTTGGTTCCACATGAAGAAATATGATTTCAGCATGTGTAGAGAGTCAAAAATGGACTTCACTATGTGCTGTTTATATTTTCCCCTCTGTTCATGATCCAAAGGACATTAGTATGGGCAACATTTTTAGTATTTTCCAGACACTTAAGATCGTAGGAAGGCAGTAATAAGTCAACAAAGCAACCTTGAGTCAGTGGTTGTGGCTTAGTCTTGTTATCACAGTTTGTAGCAAGGGTGAAGCTGGCAGATTGAGCAGGACCAAGGGCTTCTGGTTTGCCACAGACTATAGCAACTGGGTGTCCATAGGAAGTCCAGCTCTAGTATGGGAAGCCCTTTGGTGTTGGGGGACTGAACTGGCTAATCTCAGAAAAACAATGTTTTCTACTATCAGTACTGGAATTGGGTCTATGAGTGGCTAATATACTCCCAGCTCTAATCAAGTGGAGAAACATAatccaaatgaaaataaaacacaatATATCAAATGACCGAGTTGGCCACATTTGTTTATTAACATGGAAAGGCTGTGTCTGCAATTTAGATTTAACAGTGACCACCCTGGCCCCAACTGTCAGAAGGTCAGGTAGGTTacatttctccctcccccaaagtCCCTCAGTATCCTGAATGGAATGTGTAGGGTGTCCCATATCTCTGCTATTGATTCTAGCCCCACCAGTGGTGTTCTCTGAATGTTAGAGGATCCTTTGCATCCCAGTTCCATTTAGTCACTTAATCGTAGAACTAACCTTACAAAGGGACGTTTGCTTCaaatatattacaaaaataaGGATGTAAACCTTCTTCCAAACACCTCAAGACAtaattctacacacacacacaaacacacacacacacaaaactttaTACTCTGGGAAGGAAAGGGGTTTAGGTTCAGAGCTTAGCTCAATTCCTATATAACACAATCCCACCAAGCCCCTCTGGAATCATGTCTGTGAGGCCACCTCCTATCCCTACCAGTGAGGactaaagaaatggaagaaaccaAAACAAACACCCCAACCAGTTTATTTCCCCAGTCcatagaataaaaaggaaagggtgAGAAAGGCATCCTTTCCCCTCATCCAGTCAACCATGGCATCCAGGTTGTGGGTGAACTCTATCAACTTTCCTGGATGGAGTGGGAAAGATGATTTGAGTGTCCCAGTCTGGTCCTTTTTTAGGCACATCCTGTTCAGAGATGCAGTCAATAGAAAgagattctcttccttccttccttccttccttccttccttccttccttccttccttccttccttccttccttccttccttccttccttccttccttccttctttttctcctctcctctcctctctttctttctatctgcttctccttttctcttcctctcctctctgtttctctatttttctctttctctgtttctctccctcctttattcttttcttcctgtttatctgttgctttttctttttctctattatctctatatctcctctctctctctctctctctctctctctctctctctctctctctctctctctctctctctctctctctctctctctctcctctcctctcctctcctctcctctcctctcctctcctctcctctcctctcctctcctctcctctcctctcctctcctctcctctcctaccAAGCCTACAGTATTACATGGGCCTGTGCTACAGACTTTTGTCATTCTCTTCTTAGTCACATCTGACTGGCAAGGGGCTGATCCTTCAGAACACTGAATGGGTCTCTGGTGAGACTATACTCCATCTATCTCAGAGTTCATTATTCAATTTAATAGATTATATCAGATACATCATTCAAGAGTAACTGATGTTGATCTTGATACTTCTTGAAACACTGCGCCCACTCTGAATTGGGCACTAGACACAAATCAAAGGAGCTTCAGAGAAAGAAACTCATTTGCTCTGGGGGTGTCCCAGGAATGATTCAAATCcaggtgttcctgattccaaacctagcACTCTAGTCACAAAGCCAagttgattccaagaaagaatttaattacagtatattttataaaccttaaagccccaaataaattcaaataacagcaagcatttattgagtgctttaaatttttctaaagaactttacaaatattatttcatctttatcctcacaataaccctaggaggtgATGGCTttaattattcctgttttacagatgggaaaactgaggcaaacagaggttaaataactcaccctgggtcacacagctagtggatGTCCAAGCAAGGAATTGAAttgagatcttcttgactccaggctcttcAGTCTTTCAGATGCACCACAtacatcaccaccatcatcattattatcaacattttattactctgattattttgttatattattatgCTATTGCTATAATTATTAGTGACTCTATTTGTGATTTACATACGACTGAATAAAGTCTCTTCTAGACTTTGCACTCTACTGAAAATTAGATgcgtctttcttttctctttctgtttccaccttttcttttccctcctcctcccttctctctgctctctccctctctgccctcTCTCCCTTGTCCCCCTCTCTAAACATTCTCACAGTGTCAAATAAAGAAGCATTTTGATCAGGGCACACCAGCATCCAGAGCAGTGCATTCCCTTTAGTAGTAGCTTAATAGGTATTTCTAGAAGTGtattatgaaaaaacaaaaacataaacataaacCCTGTCCCTTTGGATTGGCGACATTGTTTAATGCCTGGAACAACTTCCGACAGCTGCTCAGAGGAGGCAGCCCCTGGAGGGCCAGTGAAATGGAATATGAAAGAATGGGGGTGAAAGAACAGGTGTTTAAGTCCCTGGGATCATCAAAAAATGCTTATGGAGCCATGTGTCTATTCTGGAGGCTGGAGATAGTCACCAGGGAAGCAGAATGACAATGGATCTGTTCCAATCCCTTGCATCATGTTAATGAATGCTAATTGCATTGTTTTGAAAGGAAAACACAAAAGCCTGAAGAGAGCAAAACACAATGGCTACTCTCTTGTGGCTTTAGGAAATGGAAAGGCAGAACAGAGGCTGTTTGTTCCAGGTCCCTAAACCCCAAATAAAGGCTATGCAAATCAGCCCAAGTGGGGACAAATAGACTCAGTGTCCATTTGGGTTGAAACCACCCAGAGCTAGTCCAGAAGAAAGATCTGCAGTATTCacagaaatgtaaaatgaaagaaggggTGTGAACCTTAGAGACCCACCTGCCTCAGTTTACAGATCAGATTCACTGCTCTTAGCTTTCCCCACAAATTATGAGGCTTCCTAGACAAGGATGGTAGGACTCTGATCTTTACTTTGGGCTTCTTTCTggtgcctcctcctcctcctctgtaaTGGTTTTTATACACTCAGTCAGTTACTTTAGGGCGCAAAGCTCTAGCATACAGTGATATCTACATGTTAACCAGAGGCAAGTAGGAAAAATACAGGTGTACCAGTTTGGGCATACAGATAGAAAAGAACCCAGTGATCAGATTTCTTCATGAGCCTCCATTCTACTCCTTGGCTGACTGGCTGATTCTTTACTTAGGTTCCAGGGGCCAATGTATCCTTGCTTTCCAGGTTCCGGGTATATCCCTATATCATACAATCATAGATTTACAACTGGAAGGGTCTTTTGGATTCATAAAGACCTTTCATCTTCCAGATAAAGAAGGTGAAGGCTAGAAAATGATTACCAAATAAGTTACTTTCTTCTTGAtggtttctctttccctctcaggTGGGCTACCATCTTACCCTTGCTACTGCTAGCTCCATGGCTTTGGGAAATAGTACTTTGATGCCTGGTGCACAAGGAAGGGTGTGGGTTGAGATTGTTAACTTGGGAGAAACACAGAACTCcttaagtagtcagaaaaaccaagtctttaatcaggaaagaaataGTGTTCTCTATTTGGTTGCCACATAGTCTCACATTGGCTacagtatctctgagaggatAACCATGCTAGATCATCCTCCAAAGAACACTGGaattggggaacttatatacttTTGGGGGAACTGAGGACAGAGAAGTAtaattgattgacattaccatggttTCAAGAATAGGGGAAGcccaagacaggattatcagggagagactttgatgctttacaatggatacaaaggaaagggtcCAGCCAAAGCTAGGTTAGCTGGGAAAGGATCTTGATATAATGGGAAAAACTATCAGGACAatagggtacttaacatttgattaggtCTGCTAGTTCCACCCAACTAGGGTGGAATTTAAATAGACTTAAAGTCTATTATTTACTCTGAAAGGGTCTAAGACCTCCCTTTGAAGCAAATTCTCAGGGAAACAGGGacaaacttggggtctccagcttTCAAGTTGACAAGATCATACAATGCCCTGGTTCAGAGAAAAGAGGGCAGAAGTAAGAGTCAACTCCACTCCAGATGCAAGATTCAGTTCAGAATGTCTGCTTTTGAGATCATGAGGAAGGAGGAAGCTGAAGGATTCTGATGACCCTTTATCATATCCATAGAACAGGCAGTTAAAAGTATACTCTAGGCATCTAGGGAGCACATAGAATATATCCATGCCTGTTCTGACATGTTGGTGAGGGGAGGGTCTCTCCACCCCAGATTCCCAAAGGGGTGCTCTACTTGGATTCCTTTCTGAGTTCTGAAGGAGGAAACCATAGTTTTCTTGACTGGGCAGTAGGGTAAGCTGAGGGTGTTGAGCTCACAAAGACAGATGATTGGTATAATTTCAGTTTAAGCATTTTGACCCAGACAATtagaaaacactacaaagtaGGGCTTGACTTAAGCATCAATTTAAGAAAGTGCgaaaatgcagattaaagtggtttattctgtgtgaccctgggcaagtcacaaccctcatCAGCTAGCTGTTCTCCCTTTTCTATCTTGGATCCAATACAgagcatcaattctaaggcagaagataggggttaaaaaaagtgttttgtatatatttcaaacccccccccccccccgggcctgttaaacatttaccagtgaTCCTCATCTGGAGACCATAACTAGATATCAGGTGAGAAGGCAAAAGATGCAGGAACTGCCCATGGATGGAGAGATATGGAAGGAAGGGAGCATGAGAGTCTCTGTGGGTAAAATCAGAGCAGAAGCTAAGCTTTGCTCTTGTCTCAGGTAAATAGCTGCATATCATTAGGGGACATTACCATCGATTTGGATTCTGACATCTTAACAATATTATTGCAAATTTACATTGTACAGAATAATGCTATGTGGGGGACACCTTTAAGGTAAAATGTCTCCAAGAGATTATGATGGAAGAATGAATGATACTAACAAAAGCTAGGAGACTATACATTTGAATTCAGTACTTGGGAGAGTTCCTGGCCCCTAGTATCCAATTCATGAATGCATATTGACTGACTTACTATTATATTACCGACTAAAGAGTGGAATGTGAAATAATCCAGGTCAATCAGAATGTTTTATTTACTGTCCTTGTTCCCCTAGTTCTTTGTGTCCCTGGAGCCAGAACTCATCATAGCTCAAGAAAAGCCTGTGGGATAGGACTGGACTGGAGGGCATTTATTACAGCATGGTCCTGAATAGTAGAATACATGATTAAGACCTGGAAGGGACAGAAGGGGTCATGGGGTCCAGTCCTTTGAGCCCTGGAATTATGTAAACCTGGGAAGAAATTCCAGAGTAGAGCCAATGAGTCACACATGGCTTAGGGAAAGGACCACCATTTTCCAATAACCTAGAACTTCCTCCTGGGCCATAGAAAGCCACTGTGAATATTCTTTGAGGTTTGCATGCAGCTGGAATGAGTCACAattactttctgtctctctgttgatGTGACCTGCCCCATGGTTAGAGGAAGCTGCTTCTTCTGTCTGTGAAAAGTCAGGCTCTATCTGAAGTCACAGGCAACATCCATATTTCTTGTGATGCTGACTAGACAATCAGTGTAAGGGTTCCAGTCATCTCTGTATGCAAAAGGGGATATTTTAATgacattcatttgatttttcacgAATTTCCTACAAGTATGAAAAGAAAATGCAGCCAGTTTATATAAACTggtaaattctattttaaaattctatttgatGTATTgttctatttaaaatgtttaattatcttttcctccaGTGTCTGTTtagattgtttttctctttcaacTCAGTACCATGGAGGGGGTATGGAAGTGGCATAGACTGTATTTCCAGACAGCTTATATTCAGATCAATATGGTTCACATGAGGGAcccagaaggagagaggaaagaaaatggatttgaagtcaagagaaCCTGGGCTCAAGCCCTTCCTCTGCCACACACTGAGCCttgtccctggacaagtctcaACCTCTCAGGGCCCACAGACAGCTCTGCGATGAGATGATAAGTTGTAAAACAGGTGCTGATTGAAATGGCTGGGGAGGGTTTCCTAGACCGTCAAAGTCACAGCTCAGACTAGATCATAAACTACAAAACAGACGCAAATAtttgcacagtacctggcacatagtagtcacttcagaaatgtttattgattataattagtttttatacattaaaaaaagaaacttttgggggcagctgggtggctcagtggattgagaaccaggcccaaagacggaggtcctgggttcaaatcttgtacttcctagctgtgtgaccctgggcaagtcacttaaccccccttgcctagcctttactgctcttctgccttggaaccaatacatggtattgattctaagatggaaagtaagggttattaaaaaaaaaagaaacttttacgTGGAGTTCAAAAATGAGAATATGCCTCTTGGAAAATGTTTTCTAAACCACTGGGCAAAACATTATTTCAGGGGAAAGATGGAGCCTATTGGGCAAAAATGTTTGTTTAGTGATGGTGCTGCCATCTTGAATGTTACTGTTGAGTGCATGCAATGTGACTACTTTTCAACCAGTATCAGTCAAAATGCAACTACTCTGAACTTTTTATTTTAGATGTGTTCAGATGGATATTGGGGGGTTTGCTTTTCCACTCAAGGGTAAGCCAGCTGAAATGCCTATTTTAGAGATGTCTGCCCTGATAAATAGTCTCCTCTTAAATAATTCTCTTATTGGAAAAAAGTCATCTATCAGGTGTCTGCAAACATCAGCAGCTGATAAAATTGGCCTCTATCAAAGCTTGCATTCAGGTTTCAAACACTTCCTGTTTTGTTGAGGATTGAGTAGTGAATATTCTGGGCATTTGGAAGCTTGGCTCCATTTCAGCACATATAATCAGTTTCTTGGTTTTGTTTCCCAAgctatacacaaacacacaattGCCTAAAGAACTAGTCACAAAACTATGAGATgcaggtattttctctaacctaaGGAAAAATTCTGAAGTGGGGAAAGGGAGTTGTAatcctattttgtttctttgataTGGTGGGATGCTAACTTGCCTGAGGTCTGTTCTCTGTCCTTGATTTAAATCCTCATTCAGGCATATCcaactatttgtgaccccatttggggttttcttcaaagaaattggagtggtttgccatttcttttccagttcattttatagaaggaactgaggcaaacagcattaaatgacttgcccagggtcaaagctcataagtgtttgaggctagatttgaactcaagtctttctgactctagactcagtattctatccactgcatcactgaACTGTTGCAATTTAAACATTgctcatttttattccttctgcAGCACTAAAAGTAATTGGTCCTCAGGCTCCATTCCCAGGTAGGAGTGAGTGAAATCCCCTTAGTTGAAATTTagagggatggggtgggggagactTGAGCTTCATTACTATGGGTAATTGTCACTGCAATGAAGCATTAACTAACCAATTGTAGGAAACAAGAAGTTTTATTTTACAAGGGAAAATATCAACATAATAGCTGTATTTCATGGATTCTAACAATTAATATTTGGAAGAAGACTTACAGAGTATTCTTCAAgctatgcctctgtttccattcCCTGATGAAAAccatcattcttctttttttatctttcttgtttttctctctattatctcttttgagagaaaaaaggaaaaaagaaaaagagagaaaaagagaggtagaaagaaagagaaaggaaagaaggaatgagggagggagggatgaaggaggaaaggaagaaagaaaaggaaagaaggaagaaaaggaaagaaggaagagaaagaaagaaaggaaggaaggaagaaaagaaggaaggaaggaagggagagaaagaaaggaagaaaggatggaatggaagaaggaagaaagaatggaagccCAAAGTTTCTTCTGAAACAGGCTTGCTTTTCTAGTTactattctcttttcccttcatttacaCTTCTACAAAGCATAGCTAATATCCTGTGTCCACTTCCTCCATAcatccttattttttaaaccttgtcAATTTGATTTCTGTCTTCCCTGTTCAATGGTTACTATTTTCTCAAAGTTGACAGTGACATTAAAAGTCAtatccaatgaccttttctctactttcattcacCTAACCTTCCAATAGAACAGAAATATCAAACTTGAGGACCAACGGCTGCAAGATAACAGACCAGTAGGTGGAAGAAGATGGAGGCAGATTTCTACTTAATGTAAGGAAGAGACTTCTAATACTTAGAGCAACCCCACAATGGAGTGTTCAGTCTTGCATGGCCATGAGCTCTTCTCTCCACATATCAGACTCAGAATATCTAAAGTGGGAGGTCCTTCAGAGGTTCATTAATCTAACTTGTCCCCAAACAAGAAACATCCCTAATGAAGGGTCATCTAGCATCTTACTGAAGACTTTTGGGACAGAACTAATCCAGTTCCTTCCAAGGCAATCTGTCCTACTTTTCAACAGCTTTGTTAGGTGATGTTTCCCTGTAAGACAGTCAGCATGGGATAGGATAAAGAATGAGAGACCAGGGAAGAGGTAGAGTCAGATGACCTGACTTCCAGTCCTGTGTTTGTCATCTTCTAACAATGTAACTTAATCCATCtgagattttctcatctgtaaatggatgTGATGGCCACTAAGGTGAAATTCTACCATCAacccttaattttcttctctgtaactTCCAGGTTTTGTTCCTATTCATGCCCTCTAGGAAGACAAGTCAAATAGGCTTCTACATGCCATATTGTAGACTTGCTGCTTGGAATTACCTAATTTAATTTGGACAGTTTAATTAGAAAATGTGGCCTTTGAAGTCAGTAAGAGATTTGGGACCAAGTTATAAATGATCCTGTTAGATATTGTAAACCATAGTCCTATTACAGTAGAGAAAAGTTACCTGCAAATTGAGAAACACCCTCAAAATAGCAGTAACTATTCATTATGTGATTATAATTTCTCCCAGACTTAAATGTCATGGGATCAAGTTAATAGCAGCAAACTATATGTCCTATTTAATTTTCacgaaaatgaatttaaaatgtcaaatcttcctgactttattgcttttaatttaatgataatcttatttcatcttctt belongs to Monodelphis domestica isolate mMonDom1 chromosome 8, mMonDom1.pri, whole genome shotgun sequence and includes:
- the SUCNR1 gene encoding succinate receptor 1 — its product is MEQNITCGKWLGAEAVLEKYFLPTFYSIEFVVGLLGNTVVVLGYLFCLRNWKSGNIYLFNLSLSDLTFLCTLPVLVGGYANGNWTYGPFLCISNRYLLHANLYTSILFLTFISIDRYLLIKYPFREHFLQKKEVAILISVAIWIWVTLELLPILIFIDPNIGNNGTTCNDYASSGEPKYNLLYSVCLTVLGFLIPLSVMCFSYLKIAFFLKARSRQLTTSLPLEKPLHLVIMAMVIFSVLFTPYHIMRNVRIASRLEVWMRTRCTQVIINSIYIMTRPLAFLNSVINPLFYFLMGDHFRDMLVSQARTFFKCFTTFRR